From a single Brassica napus cultivar Da-Ae chromosome C9, Da-Ae, whole genome shotgun sequence genomic region:
- the LOC106392486 gene encoding uncharacterized protein LOC106392486, with product MNSEAHKAEHEKKDPKESNHVYNERRTHGRGRGGYKGRGGRDNYAYGRGYGNHNNCGRGSNYSRGRANFGRGRGGISKPSYSTKSVCHRCGMSNHWAKNCRTPKHLCELYQESLKNKNPEAHMVHDNGYDADDDFDHEKNDQMDHETSDCLKD from the coding sequence ATGAACTCAGAAGCTCAcaaagctgaacatgaaaagaaagatcccaaagaaAGCAACCACGTCTATAATGAGAGAAGAACACACGGCAGAGGCCGTGGTGGGTACAAGGGACGTGGTGGCCGTGACAATTATGCTTATGGCCGTGGATATGGAAACCACAATAAttgtggtcgtggttccaactATAGCCGTGGAAGAGCCAATTTTGGCCGCGGTCGAGGCGGTATATCTAAGCcgtcttactcgaccaaatcTGTTTGTCACAGGTGCGGGATGAGtaaccattgggccaagaattgtAGAACCCCTAAACATCTGTGTgaactctatcaagagagtcttaagaacaagaacccaGAAGCTCATATGGTTCACGACAATGGgtatgatgctgatgatgatttCGACCATGAAAAGAATGATCAAATGGATCACGAGACATCAGATTGTCTTAAAGACTAA